One genomic segment of Mycolicibacterium gilvum includes these proteins:
- a CDS encoding IS1380 family transposase, which produces MKNIAAASPVKVSADGHGVVSHAGMGMLRELADRTGLSAQVTAALADTYRGPWVYAPGEVFADLAAAVADGADCIDAVGQLCGDREHVLGAKASTTTMWRLIDERIDAAHLPGVRAARAAARAAAWAVGAAPTTGGWLHIDIDATLVIDHSDNKAGAAPTWKKTFGLHPLLAFLDRPDIAGGEALAGLLRNGNAGSNTASDHIIVLHQALASLPAAWRPNPDDPDNPEAPKVLVRCDTAGSTHKFAAACRAAGAGFSFGYPVDTRVQDAVDTLNLGDCWYPAIDTDGGIRDGAWVAEATDLVNLASWPEGTRLILRKERPHPGAQLRFTDADGMRVTAFITDTPPGVVPGQVAGLELRHRQHARVEDRIRELKATGLRNLPCHSFWANAAWLEIVLAAADLVTWTRLIGFASDRALARVEITTFRYRVLHVAARITRGARQLRLRIDATWRWAAAIAAAWHRVRTAFG; this is translated from the coding sequence GTGAAGAATATCGCGGCGGCATCGCCGGTGAAAGTTTCCGCCGACGGCCATGGCGTTGTGTCGCATGCCGGGATGGGCATGCTGCGTGAGCTTGCCGACCGGACCGGCTTATCGGCGCAGGTCACGGCCGCGTTGGCCGACACCTACCGCGGCCCGTGGGTGTATGCGCCTGGGGAGGTGTTCGCTGATCTGGCGGCCGCGGTCGCCGACGGCGCGGACTGCATCGACGCGGTCGGTCAGCTGTGCGGTGACCGGGAGCACGTCCTGGGGGCCAAGGCCTCAACGACCACCATGTGGCGGCTGATCGATGAGCGGATCGATGCCGCGCATCTACCCGGGGTGCGCGCAGCCCGAGCCGCGGCGCGGGCAGCGGCCTGGGCTGTCGGAGCCGCCCCCACCACCGGCGGCTGGCTGCATATCGACATCGATGCCACGCTGGTGATCGATCACTCCGACAACAAGGCCGGGGCTGCGCCGACCTGGAAGAAAACGTTCGGGCTGCACCCGCTGCTGGCGTTTCTGGACCGCCCCGACATCGCCGGCGGCGAAGCCCTGGCCGGGTTGCTGCGCAACGGTAACGCCGGCTCCAACACCGCCTCCGACCACATCATCGTCCTGCACCAGGCTTTGGCATCGCTGCCAGCGGCGTGGCGGCCCAACCCCGACGATCCCGACAACCCCGAGGCCCCGAAGGTGTTGGTGCGCTGCGATACCGCCGGATCCACCCACAAATTCGCCGCAGCGTGCCGGGCCGCCGGGGCCGGGTTCTCCTTCGGGTACCCCGTCGATACCCGCGTCCAGGACGCCGTGGACACCCTCAACCTCGGCGATTGCTGGTATCCAGCGATCGACACCGACGGCGGGATCCGCGACGGCGCGTGGGTCGCTGAAGCCACCGACCTGGTCAACCTGGCCTCCTGGCCCGAAGGGACCCGGCTGATCCTGCGTAAAGAACGCCCCCACCCCGGCGCGCAGTTGCGGTTCACCGACGCCGACGGCATGCGGGTCACCGCGTTCATCACCGACACACCACCGGGTGTCGTACCCGGTCAGGTCGCCGGTCTGGAACTACGGCACCGCCAGCACGCCCGCGTCGAGGACCGTATCCGCGAACTCAAAGCCACCGGGCTGCGTAACCTGCCCTGCCACTCCTTCTGGGCCAATGCTGCCTGGCTCGAAATCGTCCTGGCCGCCGCTGACCTGGTCACCTGGACCCGCCTCATCGGGTTCGCCAGCGATCGCGCTCTGGCCCGCGTCGAGATCACCACGTTCCGCTACCGGGTCCTGCACGTGGCCGCCCGTATCACCCGCGGCGCCCGCCAACTGCGGCTACGCATCGATGCCACCTGGCGCTGGGCGGCGGCGATCGCCGCCGCCTGGCACCGCGTCCGCACCGCCTTCGGATAA
- a CDS encoding class I SAM-dependent methyltransferase, with protein sequence MKCRAFRTDLSSDQHVGNAAGQRATPLSSDRASFQIDIACAIGSCDGQLERMVIPATPALPKNREAAAATAPTGDVVAVDPSATMRDMAAARCAALIRDGRVEVRDGTAEATGCAHGTVDVAISVNNVMLWNRPAGFAELFRVLRPGGRLLLSVHRHVLDVDPVQLVDDAQSAGFTDVKLSVRARRFNSPAVELIARQPER encoded by the coding sequence ATGAAGTGTCGAGCCTTTCGCACGGATCTTTCCTCGGATCAACACGTCGGCAATGCCGCCGGTCAGCGCGCGACGCCGCTCAGCTCAGACCGCGCCAGCTTCCAGATAGATATTGCCTGCGCCATCGGTTCGTGTGATGGTCAGCTCGAACGGATGGTCATCCCCGCCACACCGGCGCTGCCGAAGAACAGGGAGGCAGCGGCTGCCACGGCACCCACCGGTGATGTGGTCGCTGTGGACCCCTCGGCCACCATGCGTGATATGGCCGCGGCCAGATGCGCTGCGCTTATCCGTGACGGCCGCGTCGAGGTTCGGGACGGCACCGCCGAAGCGACCGGATGTGCCCACGGCACTGTCGATGTGGCGATCTCGGTCAACAACGTGATGTTATGGAATCGTCCCGCGGGGTTTGCAGAGTTGTTCCGTGTCCTGCGTCCGGGCGGACGGCTCTTGCTCAGTGTTCACCGGCACGTCCTTGATGTCGATCCCGTTCAACTCGTCGATGACGCGCAGTCGGCGGGGTTCACCGATGTGAAGCTTTCCGTGCGTGCAAGGCGCTTTAACAGCCCCGCCGTCGAATTGATCGCGCGCCAGCCCGAACGTTGA
- a CDS encoding sensor histidine kinase, whose product MSTPANAQRAPVRAWWRPGIGMRLLVAQTMVLLAGALTTWIVAAIVGPPLFRDHLRQAGVAPHSAEQHHAEEAYQYAMVAAVGGALAVSALAAFAVSWYISRRLQRSVTEVASAATAVADGRYTVRVAPPHLGQDFDALAAAFNQMAGRLQAVDATRRHLFADLAHEIRTPVAVLEAYMEAVEDGVEKLTPTTTAMLRDQTRRLVRFAQDAAALSQAEESSASMTTTDTDIAELVRTAVSAAAKRYRAKQVTLATHLPPRVPAVSGDPQRLAQVMANLLDNALRHTPPHGHVDVRVHIDRHQLEVSISDTGEGIPAQHLPHVFERFYRVEAERTHDKSGAGIGLAIAKALVEAHGGSITARSQGPGTGATFIITLPVATSEHRRPDLPRPASQDLHVRP is encoded by the coding sequence ATGAGCACGCCTGCGAACGCCCAACGAGCGCCGGTGCGCGCCTGGTGGCGCCCGGGGATCGGCATGCGACTACTGGTCGCTCAAACCATGGTGTTACTGGCCGGTGCGCTGACCACCTGGATCGTCGCCGCCATCGTAGGGCCACCATTGTTTCGTGACCACCTGCGCCAGGCCGGCGTCGCGCCACATTCGGCCGAGCAACATCATGCCGAGGAGGCCTACCAGTACGCCATGGTCGCCGCGGTGGGCGGCGCATTGGCGGTCTCGGCACTGGCGGCCTTCGCGGTCAGCTGGTACATCAGCCGGCGCCTGCAGCGCTCCGTCACAGAAGTAGCCTCAGCAGCGACCGCGGTCGCCGACGGCCGCTACACCGTGCGGGTAGCTCCACCGCACCTCGGGCAGGACTTCGACGCGCTGGCGGCTGCGTTCAATCAGATGGCCGGTCGCCTGCAGGCCGTGGACGCCACCCGCCGCCACCTCTTCGCTGACCTGGCCCACGAAATCCGCACTCCGGTCGCGGTTTTGGAAGCCTACATGGAAGCGGTCGAAGACGGTGTCGAGAAACTGACTCCGACCACCACTGCCATGCTGCGTGATCAGACGCGCCGACTGGTGCGTTTCGCCCAAGATGCCGCCGCTCTCTCTCAAGCTGAGGAAAGCTCCGCATCGATGACGACGACTGACACCGACATCGCCGAGCTGGTCAGGACCGCGGTCAGCGCCGCAGCCAAACGCTACCGAGCCAAACAGGTAACCCTGGCCACCCACCTGCCACCCCGCGTTCCCGCAGTTTCAGGCGACCCGCAGCGACTCGCTCAGGTAATGGCCAACCTGCTTGACAACGCATTGCGGCACACACCGCCGCACGGCCACGTCGACGTCCGCGTCCACATAGACCGTCACCAGCTCGAAGTCAGCATCTCCGACACCGGCGAAGGCATTCCCGCCCAACACCTTCCGCACGTATTCGAGCGGTTCTACCGCGTGGAAGCAGAACGCACCCACGACAAGAGCGGAGCCGGCATCGGTTTAGCAATCGCAAAAGCACTCGTCGAGGCACACGGGGGCTCCATCACAGCACGCAGCCAAGGACCGGGCACCGGGGCCACGTTCATCATCACACTTCCGGTCGCCACGTCGGAGCACCGCCGACCAGACTTGCCGAGGCCAGCGTCTCAAGACCTGCACGTCCGACCCTAA
- a CDS encoding F510_1955 family glycosylhydrolase yields the protein MRSALITISTVTALLSGACSSADSPSGRSNPSGFSHIHAMGVDSDGVLYAGTHYGVYRLAGERDPELVGDLVQDFMGFIVVGPNHFLGSGHPGADSRDAPPNLGLIESTDGGQTWHTLSMTGEADFHSLDYRHGLLFGLDSGTRSVMVTADKKTWDRRAEISAVDIAVSPTDPNGVLATTGTGMLRSVDQAKTFTPVVGTPPLILLSWPDEGPLIGVTPTGMVYASQDSGATWQAQRDLGERPQAVLAAGRGLVFVATEKGIHRSTDSATTFETFYTFDAP from the coding sequence ATGCGCTCGGCCCTGATCACTATCTCTACGGTTACCGCATTGCTGAGCGGAGCATGCTCAAGTGCTGACAGCCCCTCTGGCCGATCCAACCCCAGCGGTTTTTCGCACATCCACGCCATGGGCGTGGATTCCGACGGCGTGTTGTATGCCGGCACGCACTACGGCGTGTACCGACTCGCCGGGGAGCGCGACCCCGAACTCGTCGGCGACCTCGTGCAGGACTTCATGGGATTCATTGTCGTAGGACCGAATCATTTCCTGGGCAGTGGGCATCCCGGCGCAGACAGCCGCGACGCTCCACCGAACCTTGGTTTGATCGAAAGCACCGACGGCGGCCAAACCTGGCACACACTGTCGATGACCGGCGAGGCCGATTTCCATTCCCTCGACTACCGGCATGGACTGCTCTTTGGACTCGACAGCGGAACCCGATCGGTGATGGTAACCGCAGACAAAAAGACCTGGGATCGACGTGCGGAGATCAGCGCCGTCGACATCGCGGTGTCACCCACCGACCCCAACGGCGTCCTCGCCACGACCGGCACGGGCATGTTGCGCAGCGTCGACCAGGCTAAGACCTTCACACCTGTCGTCGGCACACCCCCTCTGATCTTGCTGAGTTGGCCCGACGAAGGACCCTTGATCGGGGTTACCCCGACCGGGATGGTGTATGCCAGCCAAGATTCGGGGGCAACGTGGCAAGCGCAACGCGATCTGGGTGAGCGCCCGCAGGCTGTGTTGGCAGCGGGGCGAGGCCTGGTGTTCGTTGCGACCGAGAAGGGCATCCACCGCTCGACCGACAGTGCAACCACCTTCGAGACGTTCTACACCTTCGACGCACCATGA
- the istA gene encoding IS21 family transposase, whose product MFDLIELLTHWHAGRSQRQLSESLGIDRKTIAKYLAPAIAESLTPGGEPVTEPEWAAHIGRWFPEVADPGLRATTWPGIEVHRDRIRDWLKAEVSAATVAQRLRDDYGVAASESSVRRWISANLSEEATREKVTVARGSVPAGSEAQIDYGRLGMWFDPVSGRRVTVWAFVMVLAHSRHLFVQPVLKMHQSSWCASHVAAFEFFGGVPARLVPDNLKTGVTRPDLYDPKINKAYAELGAHYGCLIDPARANKPKDKPRVERPMQYIRDSFWRGREFTSLEQMQAAALVWCREVAGARNSRALDGEQPGFVFSTVEQHALLPLPHSDFQLAVWSTGKVAADCHVKVGKALYSVPWRLMGQQVHARTCGDLVQIVHDGDVVATHVTHHRGRATDFEHYPPEKIAFTMRNPTWCRRVAAEVGPACTQVIAEFMEVNAIHRLRSAQGVLALLKTVGHDRLEAACARAITVGDPSYRTVKGILAAGTELDGIIESAAPQAAAHLRGPQAFDTTTGEIA is encoded by the coding sequence GTGTTCGACCTGATCGAGTTGTTGACCCATTGGCATGCGGGTCGGTCTCAGCGCCAGCTGTCGGAGAGTTTGGGCATCGACCGCAAGACGATCGCGAAGTATTTGGCGCCGGCGATCGCCGAGTCGCTGACCCCGGGCGGGGAGCCGGTCACCGAGCCCGAGTGGGCGGCGCACATTGGTCGGTGGTTTCCCGAGGTCGCCGACCCCGGTCTGCGGGCCACGACCTGGCCGGGCATCGAAGTGCACCGCGACCGGATCCGTGACTGGCTCAAGGCCGAGGTCAGTGCGGCGACCGTGGCGCAGCGGCTGCGTGACGACTATGGCGTTGCCGCGTCGGAATCCTCAGTGCGCAGGTGGATCTCGGCGAACCTCTCCGAAGAGGCGACGCGGGAGAAGGTGACCGTGGCCCGCGGATCGGTGCCAGCGGGCAGCGAGGCCCAGATCGACTACGGCCGCCTCGGGATGTGGTTCGACCCAGTCAGTGGTCGACGCGTGACGGTGTGGGCGTTCGTGATGGTGCTGGCCCATTCGCGGCATCTGTTCGTCCAACCGGTCCTGAAGATGCATCAATCCTCCTGGTGCGCTTCGCATGTGGCAGCGTTCGAGTTCTTCGGTGGCGTCCCGGCCCGGCTGGTCCCGGACAACCTGAAGACCGGTGTCACTCGACCGGATCTCTATGACCCGAAGATCAACAAGGCCTACGCCGAACTGGGTGCCCACTACGGTTGCCTGATCGACCCGGCGCGGGCGAACAAGCCGAAGGACAAACCACGCGTCGAGCGCCCGATGCAATACATTCGGGACTCGTTCTGGCGGGGCCGCGAGTTCACCTCGCTGGAGCAGATGCAGGCCGCCGCGCTGGTCTGGTGCCGTGAGGTAGCCGGGGCGCGAAACTCTCGGGCACTCGACGGTGAGCAACCAGGGTTCGTGTTCTCCACCGTTGAACAGCATGCCCTGTTGCCGTTGCCGCACAGTGATTTCCAACTTGCGGTGTGGTCGACGGGCAAGGTCGCCGCCGACTGCCACGTGAAAGTCGGCAAGGCGCTCTACTCGGTGCCGTGGCGGCTGATGGGCCAACAGGTCCACGCCCGCACGTGCGGCGACCTGGTGCAGATCGTGCACGACGGCGACGTCGTGGCCACCCACGTCACCCATCACCGTGGGCGGGCCACCGACTTCGAGCACTACCCGCCGGAGAAGATCGCCTTCACGATGCGCAACCCGACCTGGTGTCGCCGAGTAGCCGCCGAGGTCGGACCGGCCTGTACCCAGGTGATCGCCGAATTCATGGAAGTCAACGCCATCCACCGACTGCGCAGCGCTCAAGGCGTCCTCGCCTTGCTCAAGACCGTCGGCCACGACCGCCTGGAAGCCGCCTGCGCGCGGGCGATCACCGTCGGCGACCCGAGCTACCGCACGGTCAAGGGCATCCTGGCCGCCGGCACCGAACTCGACGGCATCATCGAATCCGCCGCCCCGCAAGCCGCGGCGCATCTGCGCGGGCCGCAAGCCTTCGACACCACCACCGGCGAGATCGCGTGA
- a CDS encoding L,D-transpeptidase, which yields MLLRRRTSRIGRRNTRLGLIAAAVVALTVLLMGCSSNAAAPAPQVIADKGDPYSELLVPTLQSSVADGAVGVAVDSPVTMTAGDGVLGPVTMVNADGISVDGHLSPDGVTWTTTEPLGYNKQYTLHAEAFGLGGVTRNSMTFQTQSPENLTMPYVMPNNGEVVGVGQPIAVRFDEDIPNRLAAQNAITVVTTPPVDGAFYWLSSREVRWRPAEYWKPGTTVEVSVKTYGVDLGNGLFGQDDVSTRFTIGDHVIATADDSTKTLSVRRNGELIKTMPLSMGKDSTPTDNGAYIIGDKYPNLIMDSSTYGVPVNSPDGYRLDVDWATQMSYSGIYVHSAPWSVSSQGRANVSHGCLNVSPANAIWFYENTKRGDIVEVVNTVGQTLSGTDGLGDWNIPWEQWRAGNANL from the coding sequence ATGCTGCTGCGGCGGCGGACTTCACGGATCGGTCGACGGAACACTCGGCTCGGGCTCATCGCCGCGGCCGTGGTGGCGTTGACGGTGCTGCTCATGGGATGCAGCAGCAACGCGGCCGCGCCGGCCCCTCAGGTGATTGCAGACAAGGGCGACCCGTATAGCGAATTACTGGTACCGACGCTGCAATCCTCAGTGGCAGACGGCGCCGTCGGCGTCGCGGTGGACTCTCCTGTCACGATGACCGCCGGCGACGGCGTCCTCGGTCCGGTAACCATGGTCAATGCAGACGGCATTTCAGTCGACGGGCACCTCAGCCCAGATGGAGTGACGTGGACGACGACCGAACCACTGGGCTACAACAAGCAGTACACGTTGCACGCCGAAGCATTCGGACTGGGCGGCGTCACTCGCAACAGCATGACATTCCAAACGCAGTCGCCGGAGAACCTGACGATGCCTTACGTCATGCCGAACAACGGCGAAGTCGTCGGAGTCGGCCAACCCATCGCCGTCCGCTTCGACGAGGACATCCCGAACCGTCTGGCTGCCCAGAACGCGATTACGGTCGTCACTACTCCCCCGGTAGACGGAGCGTTCTACTGGCTCAGCAGCCGCGAGGTCCGCTGGCGCCCGGCCGAATATTGGAAACCCGGTACTACCGTTGAGGTTTCGGTCAAAACGTATGGTGTCGACCTCGGGAACGGCTTGTTCGGCCAGGACGACGTCAGCACCCGGTTCACCATCGGTGATCACGTCATCGCCACCGCCGACGACAGCACCAAGACGCTGAGCGTCAGGCGCAACGGCGAACTGATCAAGACCATGCCGCTGTCCATGGGAAAGGACAGCACACCAACTGACAACGGCGCCTACATCATCGGCGACAAGTACCCGAATCTGATCATGGACTCGTCGACCTACGGCGTGCCGGTCAATTCACCAGACGGTTACCGGCTCGATGTCGATTGGGCGACCCAGATGTCTTACAGCGGCATATATGTGCATTCAGCACCATGGTCGGTCAGCAGTCAGGGGCGTGCCAACGTAAGCCACGGCTGCCTCAACGTCAGCCCCGCGAATGCCATCTGGTTCTACGAGAACACCAAGCGCGGCGACATCGTCGAAGTCGTCAACACCGTAGGGCAAACACTGTCCGGTACCGACGGCCTCGGTGATTGGAATATCCCGTGGGAGCAGTGGCGAGCAGGAAATGCGAACCTCTGA
- a CDS encoding DUF305 domain-containing protein, translated as MHLNRLIGIAAAAALALSACSNSPQSEQDMSSMTTSAVATPSSSASPSERAPGTQAHNDADVTFAQGMIPHHQQAIEMSDMLLAKQGIDPRVVSLANEIKAAQGPEIQQLQGWLSEWGVSPTTSPGAGMPGMPGHDMGNMGGGMMTEEDLTALRNAQGVEASRLFLTQMIEHHRGAVAMAQTEVDNGQFAPAIEMARTIIASQQKEIQTMEQILGSL; from the coding sequence GTGCACCTGAACCGGTTAATTGGCATCGCCGCCGCTGCAGCACTCGCATTGAGCGCCTGCAGTAACAGCCCACAAAGCGAACAAGACATGTCGTCAATGACTACTTCGGCGGTGGCCACCCCGTCGTCATCCGCTTCTCCAAGCGAGCGCGCGCCGGGGACTCAAGCGCACAACGACGCCGATGTGACCTTCGCCCAAGGGATGATCCCGCACCATCAGCAGGCAATCGAGATGAGCGACATGCTGCTGGCAAAGCAGGGCATCGACCCGCGCGTGGTGTCGTTGGCCAACGAGATCAAGGCGGCTCAGGGCCCGGAAATCCAGCAATTGCAAGGTTGGCTATCAGAATGGGGCGTGTCTCCCACTACGTCCCCGGGCGCTGGTATGCCGGGCATGCCCGGCCATGACATGGGCAATATGGGCGGCGGCATGATGACCGAGGAAGACTTGACCGCGCTTCGTAACGCGCAGGGTGTCGAGGCGAGCAGGCTGTTCTTGACGCAGATGATCGAGCATCACCGAGGTGCCGTCGCGATGGCGCAGACTGAGGTCGACAACGGCCAGTTCGCGCCGGCGATCGAGATGGCACGTACGATCATCGCCTCGCAACAAAAAGAGATCCAGACCATGGAGCAGATCCTCGGCTCGCTGTAG